The following proteins are co-located in the Natator depressus isolate rNatDep1 chromosome 4, rNatDep2.hap1, whole genome shotgun sequence genome:
- the LOC141985832 gene encoding uncharacterized protein LOC141985832 — protein sequence MQSSSAEVTMMESQNRKRAPAWTEREVRDLIAVWGEESVLSELRSSFRNAKTFVKISQGMKDRGHNRDPKQCRVKLKELRQAYQKTREANGRSGSEPQTCRFYDELHAILGGSATTTPAVLFDSFNGDGGNMEAGFGDEEDDEEEEVVDSSKQASGETGFPDSQELFLTLDLEPVPPEPTQGCLLDPAGGEGTSAACVSMITGSSPSQRLVKIRKKKKRTRDEMFSELMLSSHTDRAQTNAWRQIMSDCRKAQNDQEERWRAEESKWRAEERAEARMWRQRDERRQDSMLRLLEDQTSMLQCMVELQQRQLEHRLPLQPLCNQPPSSPSSIASTPRRPRTRWGGHRPTSHSTTEDCPKKRRLSFNKF from the exons atgcagagctcatcagcagaggtgaccatgatggagtctcagaatcgcaaaagagctccagcatggaccgaacgggaggtacgggatctgatcgctgtatggggagaggaatctgtgctatcagaactccgttccagttttcgaaatgccaaaacctttgtcaagatctcccagggcatgaaggacagaggccataacagggacccgaagcagtgccgcgtgaaactgaaggagctgaggcaagcctaccagaaaaccagagaggcgaacggccgctccgggtcagagccccaaacatgccgcttctatgatgagctgcatgccattttagggggttcagccaccactaccccagccgtgttgtttgactccttcaatggagatggaggcaatatggaagcaggttttggggacgaagaagatgatgaggaggaggaggttgtagatagctcaaagcaagcaagcggagaaaccggttttcccgacagccaggaactgtttctcaccctggacctggagccagtaccccctgaacccacccaaggctgcctcctggacccagcaggtggagaagggacctccg ctgcatgtgtttcaatgatcacaggatcttctccttcccagaggctagtgaagattagaaagaaaaaaaaacgcactcgagatgaaatgttctccgagctcatgctgtcctcccacactgacagagcacagacgaatgcgtggaggcaaataatgtcagactgcaggaaagcacaaaatgaccaggaggagaggtggcgggctgaagagagtaagtggcgggctgaagagagggctgaagctcgaatgtggcgacagcgtgatgagaggaggcaggattcaatgctgaggctgctggaggaccaaaccagtatgctccagtgtatggttgagctgcagcaaaggcagctggagcacagactgccactacagcccctgtgtaaccaaccgccctcctccccaagttccatagcctccacacccagacgcccaagaacgcggtgggggggccaccggccaaccagccactccaccacagaggattgcccaaaaaaaagaaggctgtcattcaataaattttaa